A section of the Harmonia axyridis chromosome 2, icHarAxyr1.1, whole genome shotgun sequence genome encodes:
- the LOC123673828 gene encoding protein N-terminal asparagine amidohydrolase isoform X2 — MVLVFNGVLQEECPPNTSSLYNTHPVYRDRAAQLLAVPNKVIGPVGLLYVAQREYAATVPLDKNVTILGTDDVTSCMIVVVRHSGSGAVALAHLDGSGTDEAVCAMVQRVQELAIGYPDGRIELQLIGAYSSRPYGEKLFYSVMNSFHKQLVEIDLTLACVGELNTTMRGGIPWPIIYGIGLNIKTGDIFPATFPDKGPDLSLRMARYLTGVTQVSDIYDYNLGLLRIGPFNYQPLRGVDLWLEQSDEFILQHLSDSPEVEPPHIVMQLRATLKYIQDNQFPAITVFRDNKPHYFRRDEQSGTWIPVSRTKLR, encoded by the exons ATGGTGTTGGTTTTCAATGGTGTATTGCAAGAGGAATGTCCTCCTAATACTTCTTCTTTGTATAATACTCATCCAGTTTATAGAGACAGAGCTGCACAGTTATTGGCAGTTCCAAACAAAGTGATTGGACCAGTGGGACTTTTGTATGTAGCACAGAGGGAATATGCAGCAACTGTTCCCCTTGATA aaaatgttacTATTTTGGGAACGGACGATGTGACGAGTTGTATGATAGTGGTAGTGAGACATTCAG GTTCAGGAGCTGTAGCATTGGCCCATCTAGATGGTTCTGGAACCGATGAAGCCGTATGTGCCATGGTGCAGAGAGTACAGGAGTTAGCCATCGGATATCCTGATGGAAGAATTGAATTACAGTTGATCGGAGCATACAGTTCGAGACCATATGGCGAAAAATTATTCTATAGCGTGATGA ATTCGTTTCACAAACAATTGGTTGAGATAGACCTAACATTGGCTTGTGTTGGAGAGTTGAATACTACGATGCGTGGTGGAATTCCTTGGCCTATCATTTATGGTATAGGTCTGAATATAAAAACGGGGGATATCTTTCCAGCCACTTTTCCAGACAAAGGACCAGATTTGTCACTCAGAATGGCAAGGTATCTCACAGGCGTCACACAG GTGTCAGATATTTATGATTATAATCTGGGATTATTACGAATTGGCCCTTTCAATTATCAGCCATTACGTGGAGTCGATTTATGGCTTGAGCAAAGTGATGAATTCATATTACAACATTTATCGGATTCTCCTGAAGTTGAGCCACCACATATTGTGATGCAA TTACGTGCCACTTTGAAGTATATCCAAGATAACCAATTTCCAGCCATCACAGTTTTTAGGGATAATAAACCACATTACTTTCGCAGGGATGAACAATCTGGAACCTGGATACctgttag
- the LOC123673828 gene encoding protein N-terminal asparagine amidohydrolase isoform X1 codes for MVLVFNGVLQEECPPNTSSLYNTHPVYRDRAAQLLAVPNKVIGPVGLLYVAQREYAATVPLDKNVTILGTDDVTSCMIVVVRHSGSGAVALAHLDGSGTDEAVCAMVQRVQELAIGYPDGRIELQLIGAYSSRPYGEKLFYSVMNSFHKQLVEIDLTLACVGELNTTMRGGIPWPIIYGIGLNIKTGDIFPATFPDKGPDLSLRMARYLTGVTQVSDIYDYNLGLLRIGPFNYQPLRGVDLWLEQSDEFILQHLSDSPEVEPPHIVMQLRATLKYIQDNQFPAITVFRDNKPHYFRRDEQSGTWIPVSFRTSLDEVNGKTRDILIKVY; via the exons ATGGTGTTGGTTTTCAATGGTGTATTGCAAGAGGAATGTCCTCCTAATACTTCTTCTTTGTATAATACTCATCCAGTTTATAGAGACAGAGCTGCACAGTTATTGGCAGTTCCAAACAAAGTGATTGGACCAGTGGGACTTTTGTATGTAGCACAGAGGGAATATGCAGCAACTGTTCCCCTTGATA aaaatgttacTATTTTGGGAACGGACGATGTGACGAGTTGTATGATAGTGGTAGTGAGACATTCAG GTTCAGGAGCTGTAGCATTGGCCCATCTAGATGGTTCTGGAACCGATGAAGCCGTATGTGCCATGGTGCAGAGAGTACAGGAGTTAGCCATCGGATATCCTGATGGAAGAATTGAATTACAGTTGATCGGAGCATACAGTTCGAGACCATATGGCGAAAAATTATTCTATAGCGTGATGA ATTCGTTTCACAAACAATTGGTTGAGATAGACCTAACATTGGCTTGTGTTGGAGAGTTGAATACTACGATGCGTGGTGGAATTCCTTGGCCTATCATTTATGGTATAGGTCTGAATATAAAAACGGGGGATATCTTTCCAGCCACTTTTCCAGACAAAGGACCAGATTTGTCACTCAGAATGGCAAGGTATCTCACAGGCGTCACACAG GTGTCAGATATTTATGATTATAATCTGGGATTATTACGAATTGGCCCTTTCAATTATCAGCCATTACGTGGAGTCGATTTATGGCTTGAGCAAAGTGATGAATTCATATTACAACATTTATCGGATTCTCCTGAAGTTGAGCCACCACATATTGTGATGCAA TTACGTGCCACTTTGAAGTATATCCAAGATAACCAATTTCCAGCCATCACAGTTTTTAGGGATAATAAACCACATTACTTTCGCAGGGATGAACAATCTGGAACCTGGATACctgttag